From the genome of Biomphalaria glabrata chromosome 17, xgBioGlab47.1, whole genome shotgun sequence, one region includes:
- the LOC106076736 gene encoding uncharacterized protein LOC106076736 isoform X1 — translation MYEETRHEANKRQRFHLEMLAFLLIVLVLYNQGIDADDTDVQCDPDIPSRPQPEVSANAIAMPQGNVHVTTCPEGEYLDWYKCSPCEGQTFRTRKMATEDIHSKCVECQKTGAYEVVEELCTKTRDATVMCEDKFYRAQVPGTPCKSECVRCDICGLGGSMYKNFEARECGGYNNTVCCEQENMVVKEGQCVAKTTTSTSTSKRASLASGSKRVTVLSKKEASRTLLTPNSFNVRTISVFMLVPYYLIALAWT, via the exons ATTCCATTTGGAGATGTTGGCATTTTTGTTGATCGTTTTGGTGCTGTACAATCAAGGGATTGACGCCGACGACACAGACGTCCAATGTGATCCAGATATTCCTTCCAGACCTCAGCCTGAAGTCAGTGCCAACGCCATCGCCATGCCCCAGGGCAACGTTCATGTAACTACCTGCCCTGAGGGTGAGTACCTTGACTGGTACAAGTGCTCACCTTGTGAAGGACAGACATTCAGAACTAGAAAAATGGCAACAGAAGATATTCACTCTAAGTGCGTAGAATGTCAGAAGACAGGCGCG TATGAGGTCGTCGAAGAACTTTGCACCAAGACAAGGGACGCTACTGTCATGTGTGAGGACAAATTCTACCGAGCTCAGGTTCCCGGAACACCTTGCAAATCAGAATGCGTTAGATGTGACATCTGTGGTTTAGGAGGAAGTATGTATAAAAACTTCGAAGCACGTGAATGTGGCGGCTATAACAATACCGTCTGCTGCGAACAGGAGAATATGGTTGTGAAAGAGGGACAGTGCGTggccaaaacaacaacatcaacgaGCACAAGTAAAAGGGCTAGCTTGGCCTCTGGGTCGAAAAGAGTTACAGTATTGTCGAAAAAAGAAGCTAGTCGAACACTTTTAACACCAAACTCTTTTAACGTGCGTACCATCTCGGTATTTATGTTAGTTCCTTATTATTTGATTGCTCTAGCCTGGACTTAA
- the LOC106076736 gene encoding uncharacterized protein LOC106076736 isoform X2: MLAFLLIVLVLYNQGIDADDTDVQCDPDIPSRPQPEVSANAIAMPQGNVHVTTCPEGEYLDWYKCSPCEGQTFRTRKMATEDIHSKCVECQKTGAYEVVEELCTKTRDATVMCEDKFYRAQVPGTPCKSECVRCDICGLGGSMYKNFEARECGGYNNTVCCEQENMVVKEGQCVAKTTTSTSTSKRASLASGSKRVTVLSKKEASRTLLTPNSFNVRTISVFMLVPYYLIALAWT; the protein is encoded by the exons ATGTTGGCATTTTTGTTGATCGTTTTGGTGCTGTACAATCAAGGGATTGACGCCGACGACACAGACGTCCAATGTGATCCAGATATTCCTTCCAGACCTCAGCCTGAAGTCAGTGCCAACGCCATCGCCATGCCCCAGGGCAACGTTCATGTAACTACCTGCCCTGAGGGTGAGTACCTTGACTGGTACAAGTGCTCACCTTGTGAAGGACAGACATTCAGAACTAGAAAAATGGCAACAGAAGATATTCACTCTAAGTGCGTAGAATGTCAGAAGACAGGCGCG TATGAGGTCGTCGAAGAACTTTGCACCAAGACAAGGGACGCTACTGTCATGTGTGAGGACAAATTCTACCGAGCTCAGGTTCCCGGAACACCTTGCAAATCAGAATGCGTTAGATGTGACATCTGTGGTTTAGGAGGAAGTATGTATAAAAACTTCGAAGCACGTGAATGTGGCGGCTATAACAATACCGTCTGCTGCGAACAGGAGAATATGGTTGTGAAAGAGGGACAGTGCGTggccaaaacaacaacatcaacgaGCACAAGTAAAAGGGCTAGCTTGGCCTCTGGGTCGAAAAGAGTTACAGTATTGTCGAAAAAAGAAGCTAGTCGAACACTTTTAACACCAAACTCTTTTAACGTGCGTACCATCTCGGTATTTATGTTAGTTCCTTATTATTTGATTGCTCTAGCCTGGACTTAA
- the LOC129923707 gene encoding uncharacterized protein LOC129923707 produces the protein MPFRDTSMIWKGVFCLQIPGFILSLVGFGTSTIIIFTYLKNTATAGLWKQCSNDNCYDMSLVLNYKQESTVWLDVSKGMMSIALIGQFATILLTTSGFILALTKMIGWCTAAASAVSVVFGTIGSGVALGELKRIFDVNVTYDPGYSYILFMVGQAFFLVAACLHAVDSRTRPK, from the exons ATGCCTTTTAGGGATACATCTATGATATGGAAAGGAGTGTTTTGTCTGCAGATCCCtg GTTTTATTCTCTCATTGGTCGGCTTTGGTACCAGTACTATCATTATCTTCACTTACCTGAAGAACACCGCGACGGCAGGGCTGTGGAAGCAATGTTCCAACGATAACTGCTATGACATGAGCCTCGTTTTGAATTACAAACAGGAGAGTACAG tATGGCTTGACGTCAGTAAAGGAATGATGAGCATTGCTTTAATTGGCCAGTTCGCCACGATATTGCTGACGACGTCGGGGTTCATTTTGGCACTGACCAAAATGATCGGATGGTGTACTGCTGCCGCCTCTGCAGTCTCAG TTGTGTTTGGCACGATAGGGTCAGGTGTCGCCCTCGGAGAACTGAAGCGAATCTTTGACGTCAACGTGACCTATGACCCGGGATATTCTTACATCCTTTTTATGGTTGGCCAGGCTTTCTTTTTGGTGGCTGCCTGTTTGCATGCTGTGGATTCTAGAACAAGACCAAAatag